A stretch of Kyrpidia spormannii DNA encodes these proteins:
- the ndhC gene encoding NADH-quinone oxidoreductase subunit A gives MSQSYVTSVLLIALFVAIGVGLPIVAFSLSRLLRPHHAYREKGETYESGNLTVGTSWVRFHVKYYLFALLFVVFDVETLFLYPWAVAYDALGTFALAEVGIFLFILVFGLYYAWRQEVLEWK, from the coding sequence ATGTCCCAGTCCTACGTCACCAGCGTGCTTCTCATCGCACTTTTCGTCGCCATCGGCGTCGGTCTGCCCATCGTCGCCTTTTCCCTGAGCCGTCTATTGCGACCGCACCACGCCTATCGCGAAAAGGGCGAGACCTACGAAAGCGGCAACCTCACCGTCGGCACCAGTTGGGTTCGCTTCCACGTGAAATATTATTTGTTCGCCCTCTTGTTCGTGGTGTTCGATGTCGAGACGCTTTTCCTGTATCCCTGGGCGGTCGCCTATGACGCCCTGGGCACCTTCGCCCTGGCGGAAGTGGGGATCTTTCTCTTTATCTTGGTGTTCGGTTTGTACTACGCATGGCGACAGGAGGTGCTGGAATGGAAGTGA
- a CDS encoding complex I subunit 4 family protein translates to MTHVLSLLLALPLFGMLIAAGIPREKTTAIRAVGIAVSILALLLSLVIWFLFDRGSGTLQFTEHGQWFTFPLPGLEPFQSGPSVTLVRVGYDLGVDGLSLPLLAMSTLVAAAAMVASWRTVERVKAYTLWFLLLEAGVNGIWTAQNLLLFFIFFELALIALFFLVGIWGSEGRWRAAYELLLYNGLGSLVMLIVFVALFLATGTSDIREIRAAFERQALPPGEQMWLVIGLLVAFGIKLPIFPFHTWVKNVHPVASAPVSMMLSGVLLKVGAYGLIRFALGFFPDTFARLAPLLVALGLINVFYGALLAFVDRDFKRIIAYSSISQMGIVLLGLAALNQIGLLGALFQLVSHGLISALLFFLAGVTYAETHTSSLDRLSGLGARMPRTAGFLMFAALASLGVPLLSGFVGEWLALLGLFTTPFRPFAIIGALSIVTSALYILRAVMRAMHGPLPDALAHVQDARSADMAPIAALSLGIVLLGVFPFLMGDLAHASLAAIEALPS, encoded by the coding sequence GTGACGCACGTCCTGTCCCTCCTCCTCGCCCTGCCCCTTTTCGGTATGTTGATCGCCGCCGGGATCCCCCGGGAAAAAACCACGGCGATTCGCGCTGTCGGGATCGCGGTGTCTATCCTGGCGCTTCTACTGTCCCTTGTGATCTGGTTCCTGTTTGACCGCGGTTCGGGAACCCTGCAGTTTACCGAGCACGGACAATGGTTTACCTTTCCCCTGCCCGGTCTGGAGCCCTTCCAGTCCGGACCGTCGGTCACCCTGGTGAGAGTCGGCTACGACCTCGGGGTCGACGGATTGTCCTTGCCCCTTTTGGCGATGTCTACCCTCGTGGCAGCGGCGGCCATGGTGGCCTCCTGGCGCACGGTGGAGCGGGTCAAAGCCTACACCCTGTGGTTCCTCTTGCTCGAAGCCGGGGTAAACGGCATTTGGACGGCCCAGAACCTTCTTTTATTCTTTATATTTTTTGAATTAGCGTTAATTGCTTTGTTTTTCCTCGTCGGGATTTGGGGAAGCGAGGGGAGGTGGCGGGCGGCCTACGAACTGCTTCTGTACAACGGTCTCGGTTCCCTGGTGATGCTCATCGTATTCGTCGCCCTTTTTCTCGCAACGGGCACCTCGGACATCCGGGAGATCCGGGCCGCTTTTGAGCGGCAGGCCCTACCTCCCGGGGAGCAAATGTGGCTCGTCATCGGTCTTCTGGTGGCCTTCGGGATTAAGCTGCCGATCTTTCCTTTTCATACCTGGGTAAAAAATGTTCATCCCGTCGCATCGGCCCCGGTGTCGATGATGCTCTCCGGCGTCTTACTCAAAGTGGGCGCCTACGGGCTCATCCGGTTTGCCCTCGGGTTTTTCCCGGATACCTTTGCCCGTCTCGCCCCGCTCCTGGTGGCCCTGGGGCTGATCAATGTGTTTTACGGCGCCCTCCTGGCCTTTGTCGATCGCGATTTTAAAAGGATCATCGCTTACTCCAGTATCAGTCAAATGGGTATCGTCCTGCTCGGCCTGGCCGCCCTTAACCAGATCGGCTTGCTCGGCGCCCTTTTTCAACTCGTGTCCCACGGTTTGATCTCGGCGCTTCTCTTTTTCCTGGCCGGGGTGACCTACGCCGAAACCCACACTTCCTCCCTGGATCGGCTGAGTGGACTCGGGGCGCGCATGCCCAGGACGGCCGGTTTCCTGATGTTCGCTGCCTTGGCCTCCCTGGGCGTGCCGCTCCTGTCCGGGTTCGTGGGCGAGTGGCTGGCACTGTTGGGGTTGTTCACCACCCCCTTTCGGCCCTTTGCAATAATTGGAGCCTTGTCCATCGTCACCAGTGCGCTCTATATTCTACGGGCGGTGATGCGGGCGATGCACGGGCCGCTGCCCGATGCCCTTGCTCACGTACAGGACGCCCGGTCTGCCGATATGGCGCCGATTGCCGCCCTGTCCCTGGGGATCGTCCTTCTGGGCGTGTTTCCGTTTCTCATGGGGGATCTGGCCCATGCTTCCCTGGCCGCCATCGAGGCCTTGCCCTCCTGA
- the tkt gene encoding transketolase — MSAIETKTLQQKAISALRVLSIDAIETARSGHPGLPMGAAPMAYALWVHHLRHDPGDPEWPDRDRFILSAGHGSALLYSLLHLTGYDLSLEELKQFRQWGSQTPGHPEYGHTPGVEATTGPLGQGIAMAVGMAMAERHLAARLNRPGFPIVDHHTYVLASDGDLMEGVSQEASSLAGHLKLGKLIVLYDSNGISLDGSTSLAFTENVRLRYEAYGWHTLLVENGNDVDAILGALETAKAVTDRPSLIEVRTVIGYGSPTLQGTSRVHGAPLGPDELRRTKEFYGWDSPPFHIPEDVRDHFLEVRNRGSQASAAWREMFAAYRQAHPDLAKHFEDAWREGLPSGWEEALPRFPEGGPAMATRDASHRAIQGIARVVPWWIGGSADLASSNKTAIADEPAFGPPDYSGRNIWFGVREHAMGAILNGMALHGGLRVFGATFLVFSDYMRPAMRLAALMGLRVVYVLTHDSLAVGEDGPTHQPVEHLAALRAIPGMTVFRPADARETAAAYRYALDRAGGPTAIVLTRQALPLLPRGDDTEDAIYEGVARGAYVVADSPDPQAILIATGSEVHLALAAHQALAEAGIPTRVVSMPSWERFEAQTEAEKDRILPPHLEARVAIELGRSLGWERYVGKGGRILSVDTFGASAPGDIVVENYGFTVENVVEAVRAVIEERG; from the coding sequence ATGAGCGCCATCGAGACGAAAACTCTCCAGCAAAAGGCGATATCCGCCCTGCGCGTCCTTTCGATCGATGCGATCGAAACTGCGCGTTCGGGACACCCCGGCCTGCCCATGGGGGCCGCACCGATGGCCTACGCGCTCTGGGTGCATCACCTGCGCCACGACCCCGGCGACCCGGAGTGGCCCGATCGCGACCGCTTCATCCTTTCCGCCGGGCACGGCTCCGCCCTGCTCTACAGTTTGCTGCACCTGACGGGCTATGATCTCTCTCTGGAGGAGCTCAAGCAATTCCGCCAATGGGGAAGCCAAACGCCCGGACACCCGGAGTACGGTCACACCCCGGGGGTCGAAGCCACCACCGGTCCCCTGGGTCAGGGAATCGCCATGGCGGTCGGAATGGCCATGGCTGAACGCCATCTGGCCGCGCGGTTAAACCGGCCGGGATTTCCCATCGTCGACCACCACACCTACGTGTTGGCGAGCGACGGGGACCTGATGGAGGGCGTGTCCCAAGAGGCCTCCTCCCTGGCGGGCCACCTCAAACTCGGGAAATTAATCGTGCTTTACGATTCGAACGGCATTTCCCTGGATGGAAGCACCTCTCTGGCCTTTACCGAAAACGTGCGTCTTCGCTACGAAGCTTACGGGTGGCACACCCTGCTCGTCGAAAACGGCAACGACGTCGACGCCATCCTGGGGGCGCTGGAGACGGCGAAAGCTGTGACGGATCGGCCGAGCTTGATCGAAGTGCGCACGGTGATCGGCTACGGAAGCCCGACCTTGCAGGGAACATCCCGGGTGCACGGCGCTCCCCTCGGGCCGGACGAACTACGGCGCACCAAGGAGTTCTACGGCTGGGATTCTCCCCCATTTCACATCCCTGAGGATGTCCGGGATCATTTTCTCGAAGTCCGGAACCGGGGCAGCCAGGCGTCCGCGGCCTGGCGGGAGATGTTTGCCGCTTATCGCCAGGCACACCCGGATCTTGCCAAACACTTCGAAGACGCCTGGCGGGAAGGGCTCCCCTCGGGTTGGGAGGAGGCCCTGCCCCGTTTTCCCGAAGGCGGACCGGCCATGGCCACCCGGGACGCCTCCCACCGGGCGATCCAAGGTATCGCCCGGGTGGTTCCCTGGTGGATCGGGGGGTCGGCGGATCTCGCCTCGTCCAATAAGACAGCCATTGCCGATGAGCCGGCCTTCGGACCGCCCGACTACAGCGGGCGAAACATCTGGTTCGGCGTGCGGGAACACGCCATGGGGGCCATCCTAAACGGCATGGCCCTCCACGGAGGACTCCGGGTGTTCGGAGCGACCTTCTTGGTCTTCTCCGATTACATGCGCCCGGCGATGCGACTCGCCGCCCTCATGGGTCTGCGGGTGGTTTACGTCCTCACCCACGACAGCCTGGCCGTGGGAGAAGACGGCCCCACCCACCAGCCCGTGGAACACCTGGCCGCTCTACGGGCGATCCCCGGAATGACTGTGTTCCGCCCCGCCGACGCCCGAGAGACAGCCGCAGCATACCGATACGCCCTCGACCGGGCCGGCGGGCCCACGGCCATCGTGTTGACCCGCCAGGCTCTGCCCCTTCTTCCCCGGGGGGACGATACCGAAGACGCCATCTACGAGGGAGTGGCCCGGGGTGCTTACGTCGTGGCCGACTCTCCCGATCCCCAAGCGATCTTGATCGCCACCGGGTCCGAAGTCCACCTCGCCCTGGCGGCCCACCAAGCCCTCGCTGAGGCGGGCATTCCCACCCGGGTCGTCAGCATGCCGAGTTGGGAGCGTTTCGAAGCGCAAACCGAGGCGGAGAAAGACCGGATCCTGCCCCCTCACCTGGAGGCCCGGGTGGCCATCGAGTTGGGGCGGTCTTTGGGGTGGGAGCGATACGTGGGGAAAGGCGGGCGGATCCTGTCCGTCGATACCTTTGGCGCCTCGGCCCCGGGCGACATCGTCGTGGAGAACTATGGGTTTACCGTGGAAAATGTCGTCGAGGCGGTACGGGCCGTCATCGAAGAAAGGGGGTGA
- the nuoL gene encoding NADH-quinone oxidoreductase subunit L: protein MTGVEDVVYPEWWPWWVIAFPAASYGLLVLFGRKLNRGSAWLGSAATLAGLCVSLALAQRVFTGGTVESVPMRWLSVGDVTLSLAFEVTPLSALMILIVTLVGFLVHVYSYGYMKGERRFSSFYQHLSLFMFSMLGLVMARDLLSVFIFWELVGVTSFLLIGFYYARPEARRAAQKAFFVTRLGDVGLFVAMLYAFQTTGSLAWSDLSAHLESGVLAPVQAATLASLIFVAAAGKSGQFPLHVWLPDAMEGPTPVSALIHAATMVAAGVFLVARAYPLFSAAPEVMGVVAVVGAATAFLAAVLALVQDDLKRVLAYSTVSQLGYMMLALGVGGYGAALFHLTTHAFFKALLFLAAGSLYPIVGTYDMRAMGGLWKKAPFVGWSFLIGMLALIGLPPLSGYFSKEAILAHVYGHNLGLFVLAVATVALTALYMGRAFMLVFVAQRPVRQPGRWAPAVRLPVSMAVPVALLALLALTAGALETPQAPVISRWVSGDFPDPVRPSPGWISPVVVAVGLLALLLVYFWFRPSRMGRWQARREVAAASAWAMPLNHRLFIDALYERLLLGLYRFLGQAAAQVERYLLEGLVHLAAGIARGLGRALSRLENGQVQGYNAGALFVLGALILAYVWLRLA, encoded by the coding sequence ATGACGGGGGTGGAAGACGTGGTTTATCCGGAATGGTGGCCGTGGTGGGTAATCGCTTTCCCCGCTGCTTCTTACGGGCTCCTGGTCCTGTTCGGCCGTAAGCTGAACCGGGGAAGCGCATGGCTTGGCAGTGCCGCGACCCTGGCCGGGCTTTGCGTCTCCCTCGCCCTCGCCCAGCGGGTGTTCACCGGCGGCACCGTGGAGTCGGTCCCGATGAGATGGCTGTCGGTGGGGGATGTCACCCTGAGCCTGGCGTTTGAGGTGACCCCTCTCAGCGCTCTGATGATTCTCATCGTGACGTTGGTCGGTTTTCTCGTTCATGTCTACAGTTACGGCTATATGAAGGGCGAGCGGCGGTTTTCGTCCTTCTACCAGCATTTGAGCCTGTTTATGTTTTCGATGCTCGGGCTGGTGATGGCCAGGGACCTGCTGTCGGTGTTTATCTTTTGGGAACTCGTCGGCGTCACCTCCTTTCTGTTGATCGGATTTTACTACGCCCGGCCCGAAGCCCGGCGGGCGGCCCAGAAAGCGTTTTTCGTGACGCGGCTCGGGGATGTGGGCCTGTTTGTGGCCATGCTGTACGCCTTTCAGACCACGGGCAGCTTGGCGTGGTCGGATCTGTCTGCCCACCTCGAAAGCGGGGTTCTAGCCCCGGTGCAGGCGGCGACCCTCGCCAGTTTGATCTTTGTCGCCGCGGCGGGCAAGTCCGGGCAGTTTCCACTTCATGTGTGGCTGCCCGACGCCATGGAGGGGCCGACCCCGGTTTCCGCCCTGATCCACGCGGCCACCATGGTGGCGGCGGGGGTATTTTTGGTTGCCCGGGCCTATCCGCTGTTTTCTGCGGCACCCGAGGTGATGGGAGTGGTGGCCGTGGTGGGAGCCGCGACGGCATTTTTGGCGGCTGTCCTGGCCCTGGTTCAGGATGATCTCAAGCGGGTTCTCGCCTACTCGACGGTGAGCCAGTTGGGCTATATGATGCTCGCCTTGGGGGTGGGGGGCTACGGGGCGGCACTGTTTCATTTGACCACCCATGCGTTCTTTAAAGCGCTGTTGTTTTTGGCGGCCGGGAGTCTGTATCCCATTGTCGGCACCTACGATATGCGGGCGATGGGGGGGCTGTGGAAAAAGGCGCCCTTTGTCGGGTGGTCTTTCTTGATCGGCATGCTCGCACTGATCGGACTGCCGCCCCTCTCGGGATACTTTTCCAAGGAGGCCATCCTCGCCCATGTTTACGGCCACAATCTCGGATTGTTTGTGCTGGCGGTGGCGACCGTAGCCCTGACGGCCCTGTACATGGGAAGGGCCTTTATGCTCGTCTTTGTCGCCCAGCGGCCGGTTCGGCAGCCGGGGCGGTGGGCTCCGGCGGTGCGGCTGCCCGTGTCGATGGCCGTACCCGTGGCATTGCTGGCTCTTTTGGCGCTGACGGCCGGCGCTTTGGAGACGCCGCAAGCGCCGGTGATCAGCCGCTGGGTGTCCGGCGATTTCCCGGACCCGGTCCGGCCGAGTCCGGGGTGGATCAGCCCGGTGGTTGTCGCAGTGGGACTGTTGGCCCTTCTGCTGGTCTATTTTTGGTTCAGGCCGAGCCGAATGGGCCGGTGGCAGGCCCGGCGGGAGGTGGCCGCAGCCAGCGCCTGGGCGATGCCCCTGAACCACCGGCTGTTTATCGATGCCCTCTACGAGCGGCTCCTCCTCGGGCTATACCGGTTTCTGGGGCAGGCGGCCGCACAGGTGGAGCGATACCTTTTG
- a CDS encoding NADH-quinone oxidoreductase subunit C: MVYDPQALQDHWGEALARELETVFGPHTLEDARVADHMFGAAKLDVVPERWLEVAQYLRNTPAWSFDYLNDLHAVDLGEEFRVNYFLQSFNHRHMLAVSVTVPRDNPRVPSVTEIWPTADWHEREAYDLFGVLFVGHLNLKRILLPEDWVGHPLRKDYVPKDKEVKQ; this comes from the coding sequence ATGGTCTATGATCCCCAAGCCCTCCAAGACCACTGGGGGGAAGCCTTGGCCCGGGAACTGGAAACCGTTTTTGGACCCCACACCCTGGAGGACGCCCGGGTGGCCGATCACATGTTTGGTGCGGCGAAGCTCGATGTCGTCCCGGAACGATGGCTGGAGGTCGCCCAGTATCTGCGCAACACCCCGGCGTGGTCTTTCGATTATCTGAACGACCTGCACGCCGTCGACCTGGGGGAAGAGTTTCGGGTCAACTACTTTCTGCAATCCTTCAATCATCGTCACATGCTCGCCGTCAGTGTAACGGTGCCCCGGGATAACCCCCGGGTGCCCTCGGTAACCGAGATTTGGCCGACGGCTGATTGGCATGAACGAGAAGCCTACGACCTGTTCGGCGTCCTCTTCGTCGGACACCTGAATCTCAAGCGCATTCTTTTGCCCGAGGACTGGGTGGGCCATCCGCTGCGCAAGGACTACGTGCCGAAGGATAAGGAGGTGAAACAATGA
- the nuoI gene encoding NADH-quinone oxidoreductase subunit NuoI, with translation MFGGGVLKGLTVTLKEMIRPKVTTRYPDETYTFPNRFRGIQKLYPEKCIVCNQCAMVCPTQCITIRGKPHPDPAKKGKVLEAFEIHFDTCILCDLCTEVCPTEAIVMTNRFELAEYTRDALQKDMTWLTENPAEAREVNLPWRKT, from the coding sequence ATGTTTGGCGGCGGTGTGCTGAAAGGTTTGACCGTGACCCTGAAAGAGATGATCCGGCCGAAGGTCACGACTCGCTATCCCGATGAGACGTACACCTTCCCGAACCGTTTTCGCGGGATTCAAAAATTGTATCCGGAGAAATGTATTGTCTGCAATCAGTGTGCCATGGTTTGCCCCACCCAGTGCATCACGATCCGGGGCAAGCCCCATCCCGACCCGGCCAAAAAAGGGAAAGTGCTGGAAGCTTTCGAGATTCACTTCGACACCTGCATTCTGTGCGATCTGTGTACCGAGGTGTGTCCCACCGAGGCCATCGTGATGACCAACCGGTTTGAATTGGCGGAATACACCCGGGATGCCCTGCAGAAAGATATGACCTGGCTCACAGAAAATCCCGCCGAGGCCCGGGAGGTGAATCTGCCGTGGCGCAAAACGTAA
- a CDS encoding NADH-quinone oxidoreductase subunit J family protein encodes MAQNVIAFFLLAGIAFAGAFLMFRSKRIVHMVLSIALSFLSLAGLFAVLGAEFLFVAQLIVYTGAITILAVFSIMLTRHEPAGPAVGATGFKRGFRLAVPLGLFALLAWVILDTPAAVGQATEVIGPMKMAEALFSPRYLLSFELLGVLLLVALVGAIVMAKEEMGKVGDRR; translated from the coding sequence GTGGCGCAAAACGTAATCGCCTTTTTTCTCCTGGCGGGGATAGCCTTCGCAGGCGCCTTCTTGATGTTTCGTTCGAAGCGGATCGTGCACATGGTCCTCTCCATCGCCCTGTCCTTTTTGAGCCTGGCGGGGTTGTTCGCGGTGCTGGGCGCGGAATTTTTGTTCGTCGCTCAGCTTATCGTCTACACCGGGGCGATCACCATTTTGGCGGTGTTCAGCATTATGTTGACCCGCCATGAGCCGGCGGGGCCCGCCGTCGGCGCCACCGGTTTCAAGCGGGGGTTCCGGTTGGCGGTGCCCCTGGGGTTGTTCGCACTGCTCGCCTGGGTCATCCTGGACACGCCGGCCGCGGTCGGGCAAGCCACCGAGGTCATCGGGCCGATGAAGATGGCCGAAGCCCTGTTTTCGCCGCGTTACTTGCTGTCCTTTGAACTTCTCGGGGTTTTGCTCCTGGTCGCCCTGGTCGGGGCGATCGTGATGGCCAAGGAGGAGATGGGGAAAGTCGGTGATCGTCGATGA
- the rpiB gene encoding ribose 5-phosphate isomerase B, translated as MRVAIGSDHAGFALKTSIHSLLVDELGVEVVDTGCTDCQNGKSVDYPDYALPVARMVARGEVDRGILICGTGIGMSIAANKIKGIRAALVHDLFTARAAREHNDANVLALGGRLIGPDIAREIVRLFITTPYSGGRHDRRLGKIAQIEQSLASP; from the coding sequence ATGCGGGTGGCCATCGGATCCGACCATGCGGGATTTGCCTTAAAGACGTCCATCCATTCGCTGCTCGTCGACGAACTTGGCGTGGAGGTCGTCGACACGGGCTGCACCGATTGTCAGAATGGAAAATCTGTCGATTACCCGGATTATGCCCTTCCCGTCGCCAGGATGGTGGCCCGGGGAGAAGTGGATCGGGGGATCCTCATCTGCGGCACGGGCATCGGGATGTCCATCGCCGCCAACAAAATCAAGGGCATCCGGGCCGCCCTGGTGCACGACCTGTTCACCGCCCGGGCCGCCCGGGAGCACAATGACGCCAACGTCCTCGCCTTGGGCGGCCGACTCATCGGCCCGGACATTGCCCGGGAAATCGTCCGCCTCTTTATCACGACGCCTTACAGCGGGGGGCGCCACGATCGGCGCTTGGGCAAAATCGCCCAAATCGAGCAGTCCCTCGCATCTCCATAG
- a CDS encoding NADH-quinone oxidoreductase subunit D — MIRTDELLLNVGPQHPSTHGVFRLIVKIDGETIIEATPVIGYLHRGTEKLAEDLMYTQIIPYTDRMDYVSAMLGNYAYVHAVETLMEIEVPERAEYLRVIAMELNRIASHLVWFGTYLLDLGAITPFLYAFREREKILQLLAELSGSRMTYSYMRIGGVKWDVPDEGWLGRVDAFLDAFSGALEEFHDLVTGNEIIQARLKGVGQYDAATAIAYGLTGVNLRSTGVNYDVRRAKPYSIYNRFAFHVPTREEGDLWARYCLRMEEMEQSRRIVKQAVAQFPTGGDIIAKLPKVLRAPAGEVYTSVESTRGELGVYIRSEGGPKPYRVHFRRPSFVNLQILPRLLVGEHIANMVAIIGGIDVIMGEVDA, encoded by the coding sequence ATGATCCGCACCGACGAGCTCCTGCTGAATGTGGGGCCCCAGCACCCCAGCACCCATGGCGTGTTTCGCCTCATCGTCAAAATCGACGGAGAGACGATCATCGAAGCCACGCCGGTGATCGGGTATCTCCACCGGGGCACCGAAAAACTGGCCGAGGACTTGATGTACACCCAGATCATTCCGTACACCGATCGCATGGACTACGTCTCCGCCATGCTCGGGAATTATGCCTACGTACACGCCGTCGAGACCCTCATGGAGATCGAGGTGCCCGAACGGGCCGAATACTTGCGGGTCATTGCCATGGAGCTCAACCGCATCGCCAGCCACCTCGTCTGGTTCGGCACGTACCTGCTGGACCTGGGGGCCATCACGCCCTTTCTCTACGCGTTTCGGGAGCGGGAGAAAATCCTGCAGTTGTTGGCGGAACTGTCGGGTTCCCGGATGACCTACAGTTATATGCGGATTGGAGGGGTGAAATGGGATGTGCCGGACGAGGGCTGGCTGGGACGGGTGGACGCCTTCCTCGACGCCTTCTCCGGAGCCCTGGAAGAGTTTCACGATTTGGTCACGGGCAATGAGATTATCCAAGCCCGTCTAAAAGGGGTAGGACAATACGACGCCGCCACAGCCATCGCCTACGGTCTGACCGGCGTGAATCTGCGGTCGACGGGGGTGAACTACGACGTGCGCCGGGCGAAACCCTATTCCATTTACAACCGTTTCGCCTTTCATGTTCCCACCCGGGAAGAGGGCGACCTCTGGGCGCGCTACTGCCTGCGCATGGAGGAGATGGAACAGTCCCGGCGCATCGTCAAACAGGCGGTCGCCCAATTTCCCACAGGCGGCGACATCATCGCGAAGCTGCCCAAGGTCCTGCGGGCCCCCGCCGGGGAGGTCTACACCTCGGTGGAATCCACCCGGGGGGAGCTCGGAGTCTATATTCGCAGTGAGGGCGGGCCCAAGCCGTATCGGGTTCATTTTCGGCGCCCCTCCTTCGTCAATCTGCAGATTCTGCCCCGCCTCCTGGTGGGAGAGCACATCGCCAACATGGTTGCGATCATCGGGGGAATTGACGTCATCATGGGGGAGGTCGATGCGTAA
- the nuoH gene encoding NADH-quinone oxidoreductase subunit NuoH, producing MREWLHAPPTWETWLGYIVASLLLLGFGLFFVTYSIYVQRKLLGWMQSRVGPNRVGPWGLLQTVADTIKLLVKENVQLNKADRVLFFIAPIIAFAPAFVVLAVIPYTSSLVFSDFNVGLLLYFGIAGLSTLGVITGGWASNNKWSLIGAMRAAAMMISYEIPLVLAVLGVVLLSGSLNLSHIVDAQAQSHWFILPQILGFVIFFIASLAELNRTPFDFSEAESELIAGYQVEYSGFRFAFFMLGEYLYLFAMGSLTAVLYFGGWLPPHPALAFVPGIVWFLLKALFFAFVPFWLQATLPRMRIDLLMTMSWKVLLPLSLVNLALTVGLKTIWVA from the coding sequence ATGCGCGAGTGGCTCCATGCGCCGCCGACGTGGGAAACGTGGCTCGGCTACATCGTCGCCAGCCTCCTGCTCCTCGGGTTCGGTCTTTTTTTCGTCACGTATTCGATCTACGTGCAGCGAAAACTTCTCGGCTGGATGCAGAGCCGGGTCGGGCCTAACCGGGTGGGGCCCTGGGGGTTGCTGCAGACCGTGGCCGATACGATCAAGCTGTTGGTCAAGGAAAATGTTCAACTGAACAAAGCGGATCGGGTGCTATTTTTCATCGCGCCCATCATCGCCTTTGCGCCGGCCTTCGTGGTCCTGGCCGTCATCCCGTACACGTCCTCGCTGGTCTTTTCGGATTTTAACGTAGGGCTGTTGTTGTATTTCGGGATCGCCGGCCTATCGACCCTCGGGGTGATCACCGGAGGTTGGGCCTCGAATAACAAATGGTCATTGATTGGAGCCATGCGCGCGGCGGCGATGATGATCAGTTACGAGATTCCGCTGGTGCTCGCGGTCCTCGGGGTGGTGCTGCTGAGCGGCTCTCTCAATCTCTCGCACATCGTCGACGCCCAGGCCCAAAGCCACTGGTTCATTCTGCCGCAGATCCTGGGGTTTGTGATTTTCTTTATCGCCTCCCTGGCCGAGCTCAACCGCACGCCCTTCGATTTCAGCGAGGCGGAATCGGAACTCATCGCCGGGTACCAGGTGGAATACAGCGGTTTTCGATTCGCATTTTTCATGCTCGGGGAGTACTTGTATCTCTTTGCCATGGGCTCTTTGACGGCGGTGCTCTACTTTGGGGGATGGCTTCCGCCCCATCCCGCCCTGGCCTTCGTGCCGGGAATCGTGTGGTTCTTGCTCAAAGCCCTGTTTTTCGCCTTTGTCCCCTTTTGGCTCCAGGCAACCCTGCCCCGGATGCGCATCGATCTGTTGATGACCATGTCCTGGAAGGTGCTGTTACCCCTGTCCCTGGTGAACCTGGCCCTGACCGTCGGTTTAAAAACGATCTGGGTGGCCTGA
- a CDS encoding NuoB/complex I 20 kDa subunit family protein — protein MEVKGFPLEGVGQLEEKELERNVVLTTLEKVKAWARSNSMWPLTFGLACCAIEMMATSGAHYDADRFGVFFRSSPRQADLMIVSGTVTKKMAPLLRRLYDQMAEPRWVIAMGSCATAGGPYVRSYSVVNGVDQIVPVDVYIPGCPPSPVALIYGINKLQEKIRYEARTGRSVVEDGL, from the coding sequence ATGGAAGTGAAAGGGTTTCCCCTCGAAGGGGTCGGACAGCTGGAGGAGAAGGAGCTTGAGCGCAACGTCGTGTTGACGACTTTGGAGAAAGTCAAAGCTTGGGCGCGATCGAATTCCATGTGGCCCCTCACCTTCGGCCTGGCCTGTTGTGCCATCGAGATGATGGCCACCAGCGGGGCCCATTACGATGCGGACCGTTTCGGCGTCTTCTTTCGTTCTTCGCCCCGGCAGGCCGATCTGATGATCGTCTCCGGCACCGTCACCAAGAAGATGGCACCCCTGCTCCGCAGGCTGTACGACCAAATGGCCGAGCCGCGCTGGGTGATTGCCATGGGAAGTTGCGCCACGGCGGGCGGTCCTTACGTGCGCTCTTATAGCGTGGTCAACGGGGTGGACCAAATCGTTCCGGTGGACGTGTACATCCCAGGATGTCCACCCAGCCCAGTCGCTCTCATTTACGGAATTAACAAACTCCAGGAAAAAATTCGTTACGAAGCCCGCACGGGAAGGAGCGTGGTCGAGGATGGTCTATGA
- the nuoK gene encoding NADH-quinone oxidoreductase subunit NuoK, with product MIGLQDYLLLAALLFALGLYGALTRRNTVIVLLSIELMLGAANLNLAALGSFLHGGGSPAAEALSGNAASQLFALFNIAIAAAEVAVGVAILIALYRLRESVEVDTFDSLKDGP from the coding sequence ATGATTGGACTCCAAGACTATTTGCTCCTGGCGGCCCTTTTATTCGCCCTGGGCCTGTACGGAGCGCTCACCAGGCGCAACACGGTCATCGTGCTGCTCTCGATTGAACTGATGCTGGGGGCCGCAAACCTCAATCTTGCGGCTTTGGGTTCGTTTTTGCACGGAGGGGGTTCGCCAGCGGCTGAAGCCCTCTCCGGGAACGCCGCCAGCCAATTGTTCGCTCTGTTTAACATCGCCATCGCCGCCGCCGAAGTCGCGGTCGGGGTGGCCATCCTGATTGCCCTCTATCGCCTGCGGGAGTCGGTGGAGGTCGACACGTTCGATTCATTAAAAGATGGGCCCTGA